In Daphnia magna isolate NIES unplaced genomic scaffold, ASM2063170v1.1 Dm_contigs363, whole genome shotgun sequence, the sequence ttacttctagacgtaaactgcatggaatatacttgtattcaatgtgaatacactgttataccatgagtttttacttctatatgtaaactgcatggaatatacttgtattcaatgtgaatacactattataccatgagtttttacttctgtatgtaaactgcatggaatatacttgtattcaatgtgaatacactgttataccatgagtttttacttctatatgtaaacagcatcaaatatacttgtattcaatgtgaatacactgttataccatgagtttttacttctatatgtaaacagcatcaaatatacttgtattcaatgtgaatacactgttataccatgagtttttacttctatatgtaaactgcattgaatatacttgtattcaatgtgaatacactgttataccatgaggttttagttctatatgtaaacagcatcaaatatacttgtattcaatgtgaatacactgttataccatgagtttttacttctatatgtaaacagcatcaaatatacttgtattcaatgtgaatacactgttataccatgagtttttagttctatatgtaaacagcatcaaatatacttgtattcaatgtgaatacactgttataccatgagttttttacttctatatgtaaacagcatcaaatatacttgtattcaatgtgaatacactgttataccatgagtttttacttctatatgtaaactgcatggaatatacttgtattcaatgtgaatacactgttataccatgagtttttagttctatatgtaaacagcatcaaatatacttgtattcaatgtgaatacactgttataccatgagtttttacttctatatgtaaactgcatggaatatacttgtattcaatgtgaatacactgttataccatgtcgAAAATTCTCCAACTTAAACTTCGTTTCTcttaaaaatatgttttccCCCTTTCGTTTTGGCTTTTCTCACCCCCTTTGCTAATCACCCCCGAGCTATCGCGATTTcacccttcttttgtttttatgttctGAGACTGACGAGTCTTCCTGTCTAGACTCGTCAGTCTGAATCTTGATGGCTATCAAGAATGTTCCACTAAGCGTCCGCTCAGGCTCAATCTTAATAAAATAACACAACGTAGGACTCCATCACGGTGTACGTATTTCTTTATTTACGTGTGCCTCTCAATTTCTCCCCCTCAAAGTTAGTCGTGCAATTCtagctccttttttttccgacATGGTGCCGTGACCAGGATTTGACGGCCTAGCGTGGTCGGCAATATCTTCGTCCCTCGGGTTCATCTCTTGTTCCTTGTGCGATTAACACTTACTTTGACTTTAAAACTAACTTCcctgaaattttaaacatcGGATGTTTGAATTTTCACCCTGAATTATCGAGATTCGTGACACGTGTCGCTTGTGACGAATCTCGTGGCTGTGCTCAGCCTCGTGTTCTCGATCTTTCGTCAGCCACCACGTGCTGACCTCGTGGCCAGACTTGGCCAATCTCTATTCTCATTTCGTCTCTCAAGTGAATAGTCGACTGGCTTTTCTCTCATCTTTCACAGCAGTGAAATCAACGACCTCGAGGCCACGCTTGGCCCAACTCTTCCTCTGGTTACCAAGCTTGGTTTCCTTCGCTAGCAACTGACAAGCTAGATATCATCATCTTTTACGCTCACCATTTCCTTCGAAAAAAATGGCGAGCGTGGCTACTCTCACGTCCAAGCGAGGTGGCAATCGCGGTGCGGTCACTCGACTCATCACCAAACTTTCCGACATCATCACCGATGCTACCATGGACAGAGACCGAAAAATCTACGAACTCAACAAGAAGTTGGAAGATCTTCACGACAAAATAAAGGTAGTTGAGGCGCTTGATACCGAAATCGTTGACCTGTTGGCCGCGGCTGATGTGGAAGCTGAAATGTCCAGTGCTGGTACTACCAATGCTGTAGCGTACGACGCTCGTGACGCAGCTGAATTCGTTCTCAAGACTCTGATGGATGAAAAAGCCGCAGAAGTAGCAGCAGCTGCTGCTGCCTCTGCGGCTGCAGCAGCAGCTGCCAATCCAAATCCTCCAGCACCTACAATCACTCCAACCATCAACGTGACCACTGCCACCGATTCAAGTCATCTCCCCAAGTTTAATCTCCCTGAATTTGGTGGAAATATTCTACTCTGGAATGCGTTCTGGGACGTATTCGAAGTGGAAGTTCATCTCAAAAAGAGCTACTCCAATGCTACTAAGTTCAACTTTCTTAACTCTCGTCTATCCGGCGACGCAAAGGCGCTTCTTCTCGGCCTCGTGCCAACCAACGACAACTACACTGTCGCCATCGATCTACTCAAAAAGCGTTTTGGCCAGCCGGCGAAGATCATCATGGCTCACATGCGAGCGTAGTGGCCTTACCGAAGCCCGGAACTGACCGAGCTTCGTTAAGGAAGTTCGTGGATTCTCTGGAGTCGCACATCCGTGGACTCGAAGCTCTGAACAAGACGCCAGATTCATATGGCGATCTGCTCGTCTGCATCCTTCTCGACAAACTCTCAGCTGATCTGCGTCGTAACCTGGCACGACAAAGTGACGCCGCTGAGTGGGACCTCGATATCCTTCGAAAGAGCCTGCTCAAAGAAATCGAAATTCTCGAAGACAGTGAAAGTTCAATCTCCCACTCATCGGCATTAAAACCTCCCAAAAAGACAAACGTCATGCTCTTGGGAGCAAAGCCATCTACAAAAGAGTTTCCCCATCGCAAGCTCTTTTTGTCCCTTTTGCACCGGAGATCATTGGCCCACCGACTGCGATACAGCAAAAACTGTGGAAGAGCGGTACGACATCGCAAAGGTAAAAAGCTCTGCTTTAACTGTTTAAGAAAGATGCATCAGGCATCATCCGATTGCCCATCCAAGTATCGCTGTCGTGTATGCAATCGAGCTCATCATACCAGTCTGCACAAAGCCGATCCTTCTAGAGTTACTGGCGCTACTATTCTTTCTTGGTCTCCCCCAACGTCAGTGGTGTTATCGGCCACAGACGTTGTAGAACAAAActcttttgtatttttggaAACGGCAATTGCCAAAGTTCAGTCACAATTTGTTAAATTGGATGGCAACATTTTAGTCGACAAAGGTGCTCAACGCACATTCATCACGTCAAAGCTGGCTAAATTGTTGAATCTACCACCTCTCAGACGTGAGAGTCTCGTTCTTTTCGGTTTCACTTCGTGCCGTGGAGTTGCCGAACACTACGACGTCGTACAATTCTCTATTATCGATCGTCATGGATCTCCCATCGTTGTGCAAGCGATCGTCATTCCTCACATCGTGGACCCTCTCTCCGATCCACATCGAGCCGAGTTGTTGTCTCTTCCCCATCTGAAAAAGCTCAAGTTGGCACACCCAGTGTCGACAAAATCAACTTTCGAGGTGGATATTCTAGTAGGTGCAGACACCTACTGGAATATCGTTGGTGATCAGGTCATCCGTGGATCTGGCCCAACGGCCGTTGACTCAAAAATCGGCTATCTCATCTCTGGACGTCTACAATATTCAGGTGAAAAAGTCGAGCAGAAAACTGTTGGTCTGCATATCTCGGTGGAAGAAGCACTCGACGTCACTAAATTCTGGAATCTTGAGACCCTGGGAATCCAGCCGGATCTGGAGTCAACAAAGACAACTGAGTTTTATCAAAAGAATTCAGTCGAGTTTCGTGATGGAAAATACGTCGCGAAGCTTCCTTGGAGTGAAAATCATCCGCCCCTCTCGTCCAATCTACAAGTTTGCCAAAAGCGAACGAGAGGGACCGTCAACCGACTAGCATCAAAAAATCCAAATGGACTCAAGCTCTACAGCAAAATCATTCTAGAACAGCTGGACCGAGGCTTCATCGAGAAGGTTCCATCTAGTGAAATGAGCAAGCCATCTCACTACATACCTCACTTCGGAGTGTTTAAAGAGTCGGCTACTACACCCCTTCGTATTGTCTACGATTGTTCTTGCAAAACGTCAGCTGGAGTGAGTTTGAACGACTGCCTCGAAATTGGCCCTCCACTACAGAACGTCATGATGGCTATTCTTCTCCGTTTTCGCGCACACACAATCGGCTTGACAGCCGACATTGAAAAGGCGTTTCATCAAGTTGGTCTACACGAGCAGGATCGAGATTTCGTGCGGTTCCTTTGGCTAAAGGACCCATACGACTCAAAATCGGATTTCGAGTCGTACCGTTTCCGCGTGATTCCGTTTGGTGCCAGCAGCTCGCCCTTCATCCTCCTGTCAGTGATCAAAAAACATCTACAAGATAGTTCATCGCTACTAGCTGACGACATCAATCGCAACATTTATGTCGACAACCTCATCTCAGGCTGTGAAACTTCCGAAGATGCAGTGTCTTACTTTTCTGAAGCCAACAATGTGTTAAAAAGTGCCGGTCTCAATCTTCAATCGTGGGGTCAAACGATGACCAACTCACAGTGAGAGCAAAAAGTGAAGGAGTCGGCGACAAATCTCAAGTCACTAAAGTCCTTGGCCTCGACTGGGAACGTGAGGAAGA encodes:
- the LOC123468523 gene encoding uncharacterized protein LOC123468523, whose product is MASVATLTSKRGGNRGAVTRLITKLSDIITDATMDRDRKIYELNKKLEDLHDKIKVVEAAEVAAAAAASAAAAAAANPNPPAPTITPTINVTTATDSSHLPKFNLPEFGGNILLWNAFWDVFEVEVHLKKSYSNATKFNFLNSRLSGDAKALLLGLVPTNDNYTVAIDLLKKRFGQPAKIIMAHMRAKFVDSLESHIRGLEALNKTPDSYGDLLVCILLDKLSADLRRNLARQSDAAEWDLDILRKSLLKEIEILEDSESSISHSSALKPPKKTNVMLLGAKPSTKEFPHRKLFLSLLHRRSLAHRLRYSKNCGRAVRHRKGKKLCFNCLRKMHQASSDCPSKYRCRVCNRAHHTSLHKADPSRVTGATILSWSPPTSVVLSATDVVEQNSFVFLETAIAKVQSQFVKLDGNILVDKGAQRTFITSKLAKLLNLPPLRRESLVLFGFTSCRGVAEHYDVVQFSIIDRHGSPIVVQAIVIPHIVDPLSDPHRAELLSLPHLKKLKLAHPVSTKSTFEVDILVGADTYWNIVGDQVIRGSGPTAVDSKIGYLISGRLQYSGEKVEQKTVGLHISVEEALDVTKFWNLETLGIQPDLESTKTTEFYQKNSVEFRDGKYVAKLPWSENHPPLSSNLQVCQKRTRGTVNRLASKNPNGLKLYSKIILEQLDRGFIEKVPSSEMSKPSHYIPHFGVFKESATTPLRIVYDCSCKTSAGVSLNDCLEIGPPLQNVMMAILLRFRAHTIGLTADIEKAFHQVGLHEQDRDFVRFLWLKDPYDSKSDFESYRFRVIPFGASSSPFILLSVIKKHLQDSSSLLADDINRNIYVDNLISGCETSEDAVSYFSEANNVLKSAVRAKSEGVGDKSQVTKVLGLDWEREEDRLHVPCVKLSHLSHPQTSKREVLRGISATYDPLGFITPLTIPARMLIQEIWKLKLDWDDPIPFELIERWKGIATSIEDSKTSFNRSYFKTGEIKELHVFVDASQLAYGAVAYFCNDDSSSFVFSKSRVAPLKTEKKLLTIPQTELMAAVIGTRVASAILSALLPLGLKPNCYLWLDSQIVLYWIQKMGKIKCQFVHNRVETIRSFTRDTNASWNYCPTTCNPADLLSRGSTLRQFLSSDIWLTGPSWLPKRSEWPSWEGNCEPAAVFHLSVITSASASNTPPSHDGGIGKILDISRYKFSYLIRVTAIVRRFVGNITLKDKSRASWKLGYITVSELQEAEKVWLLAVQKSYFTEEINYCVKPTVKRPALVSQLDLFIGQDGLLRCNGRLSNSQLKKDAKHPILLPKNSTFSTLVIAAHHALMMHGGVKLTVASIRQRYWIPQIVQSVKRCLKKCVNCSRVRGPPYTAPNHAPLPVSRSSYSFPFTVTGIDFTGAFTIRGPKEAPKVDRTVYILLFTCASTRAIHLEVVEDMTTLSFLDAFRCFVSHHSRPAVIMSDNAKTLRKVLSFFRRFSAIQLLYDSSTNKSSGDSFPKGAPWYGGFWERLIGLAKSALSKILGRTKPTLSAFRALVADAEVVLNDRPLENPSSSIGDEESLSPAHLMYGRRLNTLPYSEETNEEKFDASYGEKPDELKKAIARHQTLLQHFEKRFLASYLPALREYHQATKKNNPTVIKERDVVLVHDDKPRKDWKMAVVEKLIRSQDGQIRAADIRTANGKTNRPISKLYPLQVAEPSDDPAASSDGPLRIQLRRRLLDQPENVPPKPTQRSRKSSNKKTL